In Vicugna pacos chromosome 27, VicPac4, whole genome shotgun sequence, one DNA window encodes the following:
- the EDC3 gene encoding enhancer of mRNA-decapping protein 3 gives MATDWLGSIVSINCGDSLGVYQGRVSAVDQVSQTISLTRPFHNGVKCLVPEVTFRAGDITELKILEIPGPGENQHFGDLHQTELGPSGVGCQAGVNQNGTGKLVKKPASSSSAPQNIPKRTDVKSQEVAVSPQQQQCSKSYVDRHMESLSQSKSFRRRHNSWSSSSRHPNQATPKKSGLKNGQMKNKDDECFGDDIEEIPDTDFDFEGNLALFDKAAVFEEIDTYERRSGTRSRGIPNERPARYRHDENILESEPIVYRRITVPHSVSKEFCTDSGLVVPSVSYELHKKLLSVAEKHGLTLERRLEMTGVCASQMALTLLGGPNRLNPKNVHQRPTVALLCGPHVKGAQGISCGRHLANHDVQVILFLPNFVKMLESITNELSLFSKTQGQQVSSLKDLPTSPVDLVINCLDCPENAFLRDQPWYKAAVAWANQNRAPVLSIDPPVHEVEQGIDAKWSLALGLPLPLGEHAGRVYLCDIGIPQQVFQEVGINYHSPFGCKFVIPLHSA, from the exons ATGGCTACGGATTGGCTGGGCAGTATTGTGTCCATCAACTGTGGAGATAGCTTGGGTGTCTATCAGGGAAGAGTGTCAGCAGTGGATCAGGTCAGCCAGACCATTTCTCTCACCCGGCCTTTCCACAATGGGGTGAAGTGCCTTGTGCCAGAAGTCACCTTCAG GGCAGGTGACATTACAGAATTAAAAATTCTGGAGATACCAGGTCCTGGAGAAAACCAACATTTTGGAGACCTTCATCAGACAGAATTGGGCCCCTCTGGTGTTGGGTGCCAAGCAGGCGTCAATCAGAATGGCACGGGCAAGTTGGTCAAGAAGCCAGCCTCTTCCAGCAGTGCCCCTCAGAACATCCCTAAGAGGACAGATGTGAAGAGCCAAGAAGTTGCCGTTTCTCCTCAGCAGCAACAGTGCTCAAAGAGCTATGTGGACAGGCACATGGAATCCTTGAGTCAATCCAAAAGTTTCCGTCGCCGGCACAACTCTT GGTCATCTAGTAGCAGGCACCCAAATCAGGCAACTCCAAAGAAAAGTGGCTTAAAGAATGGCCAGATGAAGAATAAAGATGACGAGTGCTTCGGGGATGACATTGAGGAGATCCCAGACACAGATTTTGATTTCGAAGGGAACCTGGCCCTTTTTGACAAGGCAGCTGTGTTTGAGGAGATTGATACCTATGAGAGGAGAAGTGGTACCCGTTCCCGGGGCATCCCAAATGAGCGGCCTGCTCGGTACCGCCACGATGAGAACATCCTGGAGTCAGAGCCCATTGTCTACCGACGGATCACAGTGCCCCACAGCGTGAGCAAGGAATTCTGCACAG ACTCTGGCCTGGTTGTCCCAAGTGTTTCCTATGAGCTGCATAAAAAGCTGTTGTCTGTGGCTGAGAAGCATGGCTTGACCCTGGAGCGGAGGCTGGAGATGACAGGCGTGTGTGCCAGTCAGATGGCTCTGACCCTGCTTGGAGGACCCAACAG GTTGAATCCCAAAAATGTTCACCAGAGGCCTACAGTGGCCCTGCTCTGTGGACCCCATGTGAAGGGGGCTCAGGGTATCAGCTGTGGAAGGCACCTAGCCAACCATGATGTCCAGGTCATCCTCTTCCTGCCCAACTTTGTGAAGATGCTGGAATCCATCACCAACGAGCTCTCTCTCTTCAGCAAGACCCAAGGGCAACAAGTGTCTAGCCTCAAAG ATCTGCCCACTAGCCCCGTGGACCTGGTGATCAACTGCCTGGATTGCCCTGAGAACGCCTTCCTGCGAGATCAGCCCTGGTACAAGGCAGCTGTGGCATGGGCCAACCAGAACCGGGCACCAGTACTCAGCATAGACCCTCCTGTGCATGAAGTAGAACAGGGCATCGATGCCAAGTGGTCACTGGCTCTgggcctgcctctgcctctgggggAGCACGCGGGCCGTGTCTACTTGTGCGACATCGGCATTCCTCAGCAGGTATTCCAGGAGGTGGGCATCAACTACCACTCACCCTTTGGGTGCAAGTTTGTCATCCCACTGCACTCTGCCTAG